A section of the Mycobacterium sp. 3519A genome encodes:
- a CDS encoding TetR/AcrR family transcriptional regulator, with product MESRHRRQGSRRDPSIDTAVLAATRRLLVDHGYAATSIDLIATTAGVSRPAVYRRWSSKAQLVHEALFGDLGPEPPEDDFAAEITRLCRGALRMYGDPAVRESIPGLLNDLRSDRRMRRVLSDRLEATARSQLAERVDAAVADGVARSGISADTIMDAIAGGAWYAVCVRRIKDVDTAAKELSELVLRGVLD from the coding sequence ATGGAGAGCCGACATCGGCGGCAGGGTTCGCGCCGCGACCCGTCGATCGACACCGCGGTGCTGGCCGCCACCCGCAGGCTGCTGGTCGACCATGGCTACGCCGCCACCAGCATCGACCTGATCGCCACCACCGCCGGCGTCAGCAGGCCCGCGGTCTACCGGCGCTGGAGTTCGAAGGCGCAGTTGGTGCACGAGGCGCTGTTCGGAGACCTCGGGCCCGAACCGCCCGAGGACGACTTCGCCGCCGAGATCACCCGGTTGTGCCGCGGTGCGCTGCGCATGTACGGCGACCCCGCGGTGCGGGAGTCAATTCCCGGACTGCTCAACGATTTACGCTCGGACCGCCGGATGCGGCGGGTGCTCAGCGACCGACTGGAGGCCACCGCGCGCAGTCAACTCGCCGAACGTGTCGACGCGGCGGTCGCCGACGGCGTCGCGCGTTCCGGCATCAGCGCCGACACCATCATGGACGCGATCGCCGGCGGCGCCTGGTATGCGGTCTGCGTGCGCCGCATCAAAGACGTCGACACGGCAGCCAAGGAGTTGAGCGAACTGGTGCTGCGGGGTGTGCTCGACTAA
- a CDS encoding pyridoxamine 5'-phosphate oxidase family protein, which produces MGKNERAKIVMSDEEIAEFIERSRTATMATVLPDGRPHLVAMWYAVVDGEIWFETKAKSQKAVNLRRDPTITVMIEDGQSYDTLRGVSIDGKAEIVDDPETILRVGISVWERYTGPYSEEMRPFIDQMMNNRICVRVVPSRMRSWDHRKLGMPAMPVGGSTAAYL; this is translated from the coding sequence GTGGGCAAAAACGAGCGGGCGAAAATCGTCATGAGCGACGAGGAAATCGCCGAATTCATTGAGCGCAGCAGGACGGCGACGATGGCCACCGTACTGCCCGACGGCAGGCCGCACCTGGTCGCGATGTGGTACGCGGTCGTCGACGGCGAGATCTGGTTCGAGACCAAGGCCAAGTCGCAGAAGGCGGTCAACCTGCGCCGCGATCCGACCATCACGGTGATGATCGAGGACGGGCAGAGCTACGACACGTTGCGCGGGGTGTCGATCGACGGCAAGGCGGAGATCGTCGACGACCCGGAAACCATTCTGCGCGTTGGCATCAGCGTATGGGAGCGATACACCGGCCCCTACTCTGAGGAGATGCGTCCGTTCATCGACCAGATGATGAACAACCGCATCTGCGTGCGCGTGGTGCCCAGCAGGATGCGCAGCTGGGATCACCGCAAGCTCGGTATGCCTGCCATGCCGGTCGGCGGCAGCACGGCGGCCTATCTCTGA
- a CDS encoding FtsW/RodA/SpoVE family cell cycle protein, protein MTTQPQSPVTVMPPLPNRRNAELFLLIFAAVITTVALLLVEANQEQGLHWDLAQYAVAYLALFTGAHLAIRRFTPYADPLLLPVVALLNGLGLVMIHRLDLAAGGPLGKGLGGTANQQMLWTLVGVVSFSAMVIFLRDHRMLARYGYVCGVTGLVLLVIPAVLPRSMSEQNGAKIWIELPGFSIQPAEFSKILLLIFFAAVLVAKRSVFTSAGKHFLGMDLPRPRDLAPLLAAWIASVGVMVFEKDLGTSLLLYASFLVLVYVATDRFSWVVIGLALFAAGSVVAYYLFDHVRVRVETWLDPFADPDGAGYQMVQSLFSFATGGIFGTGLGNGQPGTVPAASTDFIIAAVGEELGLVGLAAVLMLYTIVIIRGLRTAIAVRDSFGKLLAAGLAATLAIQLFIVVGGVTRLIPLTGLTTPWMSYGGSSLLANYVLLAILVRISHAARRPIVTRPHNTPIAAASTEVIEKV, encoded by the coding sequence ATGACTACCCAACCGCAGTCGCCCGTCACCGTCATGCCGCCGCTGCCGAACCGCCGCAACGCCGAGCTGTTCCTGCTCATCTTCGCGGCGGTGATCACCACGGTGGCGCTGCTTCTGGTCGAGGCCAACCAGGAGCAGGGGCTGCACTGGGACCTCGCCCAATATGCGGTGGCCTATCTCGCCCTGTTCACCGGCGCGCACCTGGCGATCAGGCGCTTCACCCCGTACGCCGATCCGCTGCTGCTGCCGGTCGTCGCGCTGCTCAACGGCCTCGGTCTGGTGATGATTCACCGCCTCGACTTGGCCGCCGGCGGCCCGCTGGGAAAGGGCTTGGGCGGCACGGCAAATCAGCAGATGCTGTGGACGCTGGTGGGTGTCGTCAGTTTCTCGGCGATGGTGATCTTCCTGCGCGACCATCGGATGCTCGCCCGTTACGGCTACGTCTGCGGCGTGACCGGTCTGGTGCTGCTCGTCATTCCCGCTGTGCTGCCCCGCTCGATGTCGGAGCAGAACGGAGCGAAGATCTGGATCGAGTTGCCCGGCTTCTCGATTCAGCCCGCCGAGTTCTCCAAGATCCTGCTGCTCATCTTCTTCGCCGCGGTGCTGGTGGCCAAGCGCAGCGTGTTCACCAGTGCGGGAAAGCATTTCCTCGGCATGGACCTGCCCCGGCCGCGTGACCTGGCTCCGCTGCTGGCGGCCTGGATCGCGTCGGTCGGCGTCATGGTGTTCGAGAAGGACCTCGGCACCTCGCTGCTGCTGTACGCGTCGTTCCTGGTGCTGGTGTACGTGGCCACCGACCGGTTCAGCTGGGTGGTCATCGGCCTAGCCTTGTTCGCCGCGGGAAGCGTTGTCGCCTATTACCTCTTCGACCACGTCCGGGTCCGGGTCGAGACCTGGCTCGATCCGTTCGCCGACCCCGACGGCGCCGGCTATCAGATGGTGCAGTCGCTGTTCAGCTTCGCCACCGGCGGCATCTTCGGCACCGGTCTCGGCAACGGTCAACCGGGTACCGTGCCCGCCGCGTCAACCGACTTCATCATCGCCGCGGTCGGTGAAGAGCTTGGTCTGGTCGGGTTGGCCGCGGTGCTGATGCTGTACACGATCGTGATCATCCGCGGACTGCGCACCGCGATCGCGGTGCGCGACAGCTTCGGCAAGCTGCTGGCCGCCGGATTGGCCGCGACGCTGGCGATCCAGCTGTTCATCGTGGTCGGCGGGGTCACCAGGCTGATCCCGCTGACCGGACTGACGACGCCGTGGATGTCGTACGGCGGTTCCTCGCTGTTGGCGAACTACGTGCTGCTGGCGATCCTGGTGCGCATCTCGCATGCCGCCCGCAGGCCGATCGTCACCCGGCCGCACAACACGCCGATCGCGGCGGCGAGCACCGAGGTGATCGAGAAGGTATGA
- a CDS encoding nitroreductase family deazaflavin-dependent oxidoreductase, with protein MPQQRPKQLDSPLLPKIFKYAGKAHVAVYRRTGGRIGGKWRIGAGFRKPVPTLLLEHRGRKSGKVFVTPLLYMFDGADVVIVASQGGRPEHPQWYRNLVANPDTFIEIGADRRPVHAVTADAEERARLWPRLVELYADFDNYQSWTDREIPVVVLKPR; from the coding sequence ATGCCGCAGCAACGCCCCAAGCAGCTGGACTCGCCGCTGCTGCCGAAGATCTTCAAGTACGCGGGCAAGGCGCACGTCGCGGTGTACCGCCGCACGGGCGGCAGGATCGGCGGCAAATGGCGCATCGGCGCGGGTTTCCGCAAGCCGGTGCCGACGTTGCTGCTCGAGCACCGTGGCCGCAAGTCCGGCAAGGTGTTCGTCACGCCGCTGCTGTACATGTTCGACGGCGCCGACGTGGTGATCGTCGCGTCGCAGGGCGGTCGGCCCGAACACCCGCAGTGGTACCGGAACCTGGTGGCCAACCCCGACACCTTCATCGAGATCGGCGCCGACCGGCGGCCGGTGCATGCGGTGACCGCCGACGCCGAGGAGCGGGCCCGGTTGTGGCCCAGGCTGGTCGAGTTGTACGCGGATTTCGACAATTACCAGAGCTGGACCGACCGCGAGATTCCGGTCGTGGTGCTCAAGCCCCGCTGA
- a CDS encoding molybdopterin-dependent oxidoreductase, whose amino-acid sequence MTETLAGVGEDGRHLYTCPLCEAMCGLEIRVADGRVAGIRGNRDDTWSRGHICPKGATLGAVHEDPDRIRRPMIKVDGQWQEVSWDAAFRRCTELLAPVIEKHGIGAVTCYTGNPLAHSFSLGRYTGVLLGMSGIPLSYSPGTVDQWPKNLSSHLMYGGWWTFPVPDIERTDLLIVMGANPAASQGSLLAAPDVMGIIDGIRKRGKVIVIDPVRTATAARADEWLPITPGTDAALLLAVAHTLFAEDLVDLGAVAPHVDGVEVMRQVAADWSPERVARVTGIAADRIRALARELATTARAVVYGRIGLCNQEFGSLAGWLVDVVNVLTGHFDVEGGAMFPRAAAWSVTVQPIPGLEDGAPEFGRYRTRVRGAKEVLGQVPVSCLAEEIATPGEGQIKALITVAGNPVLSTPAGHKLDEALPMLDAMISVDLWLNETTRHADVILPAPSPLEQPHHDDLILNFAINSIANYSPPVFQRPDPDAPAEWEILIRLTGLCTGTPAEDVDVAAIDDGFFDYMAFTVGLDGAEIRKHYQRGGPERILDLTLRTGPFGDRYGENPDGLTLEKLKAHPNGINFGPMVPRVPDALGTADGKIRLAPQYLLDDLPRLADRLDRASEELVLVSRRHLRSNNSWLHNVGPLMKGRDRCTLLMHTDDAAKRGVVAGDLVTVASSAGQIDVPVEVTDAIMPGVVSMPHGWGHGKPGTRMSIANESPGVNTNILSPPTFVDEPSGNGALNGIPVTVTSADAW is encoded by the coding sequence ATGACTGAAACGTTGGCGGGCGTCGGCGAGGACGGCCGGCACCTCTACACCTGTCCACTGTGTGAAGCCATGTGCGGCTTGGAGATTCGAGTCGCCGACGGCCGCGTCGCGGGCATTCGGGGCAACAGGGACGACACCTGGAGTCGTGGGCACATCTGCCCCAAGGGCGCCACCCTGGGTGCGGTGCACGAGGACCCCGACCGGATCCGCCGCCCGATGATCAAGGTCGACGGGCAGTGGCAGGAGGTCAGCTGGGACGCCGCGTTCCGGCGGTGCACCGAACTGCTGGCGCCGGTGATCGAGAAGCACGGCATCGGCGCGGTCACCTGCTACACCGGTAACCCGTTGGCGCACTCGTTCTCGTTGGGCCGCTACACCGGTGTGCTGCTTGGTATGTCGGGCATCCCGTTGTCGTATTCGCCGGGCACCGTGGACCAGTGGCCCAAGAACCTGTCGTCGCACCTGATGTACGGCGGCTGGTGGACGTTCCCGGTCCCCGACATCGAGCGCACCGATCTGCTGATCGTGATGGGCGCCAACCCGGCCGCCTCGCAGGGCTCACTGCTGGCGGCGCCCGACGTGATGGGCATCATCGACGGAATTCGCAAGCGCGGCAAGGTGATTGTGATCGACCCCGTACGTACCGCCACCGCCGCGCGCGCCGACGAATGGCTGCCGATCACTCCCGGCACCGATGCGGCGCTGCTGTTGGCGGTCGCGCACACGCTGTTCGCCGAGGACCTGGTCGATCTCGGCGCGGTGGCACCACACGTCGACGGCGTCGAGGTGATGCGACAGGTGGCCGCCGACTGGTCGCCGGAGCGCGTCGCCCGGGTCACCGGGATCGCCGCGGACCGCATCCGCGCGTTGGCACGCGAACTGGCCACCACTGCGCGCGCCGTCGTCTACGGCCGAATTGGATTGTGCAATCAGGAGTTCGGCAGTTTGGCCGGCTGGTTGGTGGACGTGGTGAACGTCCTCACCGGCCATTTCGACGTCGAAGGCGGTGCGATGTTCCCGCGCGCCGCGGCGTGGTCGGTCACCGTGCAGCCGATACCGGGCTTGGAAGACGGTGCGCCGGAGTTCGGCCGGTATCGCACCCGGGTGCGCGGCGCCAAGGAGGTGCTCGGGCAGGTGCCGGTGTCGTGTCTGGCCGAGGAGATCGCGACACCGGGGGAGGGGCAGATCAAGGCGCTGATCACCGTGGCGGGCAATCCGGTGTTGTCGACGCCTGCGGGCCACAAACTCGACGAGGCGCTGCCGATGCTCGATGCGATGATCTCCGTCGACCTCTGGCTCAACGAGACCACCCGGCACGCCGACGTGATCCTGCCCGCGCCGTCGCCACTCGAACAACCGCATCACGACGACCTCATCCTCAACTTCGCGATCAACAGCATCGCCAACTACTCGCCGCCGGTGTTCCAGCGGCCGGATCCGGACGCGCCGGCGGAGTGGGAGATCCTGATCCGGCTGACCGGCTTGTGCACCGGCACGCCCGCCGAGGACGTCGACGTCGCCGCCATCGACGACGGCTTCTTCGACTACATGGCGTTCACCGTCGGCCTCGACGGCGCCGAAATCCGCAAGCACTACCAACGCGGCGGCCCCGAGCGGATCCTCGACCTCACGCTGCGCACCGGACCGTTCGGCGACCGCTACGGCGAGAACCCCGACGGGCTGACGCTGGAGAAGCTGAAGGCACACCCCAACGGGATCAACTTCGGGCCGATGGTGCCGCGGGTGCCCGACGCGTTGGGCACCGCCGACGGCAAGATCCGGTTGGCGCCCCAGTATCTGCTCGACGACCTGCCTCGGCTCGCGGACCGACTCGACCGCGCGTCGGAGGAGTTGGTGCTGGTCAGCAGGCGACATCTGCGGTCCAACAACTCCTGGCTGCACAACGTTGGGCCGCTAATGAAGGGCCGCGACAGATGCACGCTGCTGATGCACACCGACGACGCTGCCAAGCGCGGTGTGGTGGCCGGCGACCTGGTCACCGTCGCGTCGTCGGCCGGGCAGATCGACGTGCCCGTCGAGGTGACCGACGCGATCATGCCGGGGGTGGTGTCGATGCCGCACGGGTGGGGCCACGGCAAGCCCGGCACCCGGATGTCGATCGCCAACGAATCGCCGGGTGTGAACACCAACATCCTGTCGCCGCCGACGTTCGTCGACGAACCCTCTGGCAACGGAGCGTTGAACGGTATCCCCGTGACGGTCACCTCGGCGGACGCCTGGTAG
- a CDS encoding protein kinase, producing MSARVGVTLSGRYRLQRLIATGGMGQVWEGIDSRLGRRVAIKVLKAEYSTDPEFVERFRAEARTVAMLNHPGIASVYDYGETEMDGEGRTAYLVMELVNGEPLNSVLKRTGRLSLRHALDMLEQTGRALQVAHTAGLVHRDVKPGNILITPTGQVKLTDFGIAKAVDAAPVTQTGMVMGTAQYIAPEQALGHDATAASDVYSLGVVGYESVSGKRPFTGDGALTVAMKHIKETPPPLPAALPPTVRDLIEITLVKTPGMRCRSGGPFADAVAAVRSGRRPPRPNQAPSIGRAAPTAVPSAAQARAAADMTGRAPATTARPRPVTGSHRSAPPPRRTFSSGQRALLWAAGVLGALAIVIAILIVLNAQDKKDRQSPPPTVTNTITQTTPFQSPTAMPGWTDEGSIGHGEGDTDFVASPAKVPVAPWVPEQTWK from the coding sequence ATGAGCGCACGCGTCGGAGTCACGCTGTCCGGCCGGTATCGGCTGCAGCGTCTGATCGCCACCGGCGGCATGGGTCAGGTGTGGGAAGGCATCGACTCCAGGCTCGGCCGCCGCGTCGCGATCAAGGTGCTCAAGGCGGAGTACTCGACCGACCCCGAATTCGTCGAGCGGTTCCGCGCCGAGGCCCGCACCGTCGCGATGCTCAACCACCCCGGCATCGCCAGCGTGTACGACTACGGCGAGACCGAGATGGACGGCGAGGGCCGCACCGCCTATCTGGTGATGGAACTGGTCAACGGCGAACCGCTGAACTCGGTGCTCAAGCGGACCGGACGGCTGTCGTTGCGGCACGCCCTCGACATGCTGGAGCAGACCGGGCGCGCCCTGCAGGTCGCACACACCGCGGGCCTGGTGCATCGCGACGTGAAGCCGGGCAACATCCTGATCACCCCGACCGGCCAGGTCAAGCTCACCGACTTCGGCATCGCCAAGGCGGTCGACGCCGCCCCGGTCACCCAGACCGGCATGGTGATGGGCACCGCGCAGTACATCGCGCCGGAGCAGGCGCTCGGCCATGACGCCACCGCGGCCAGCGACGTGTACTCGCTGGGAGTTGTTGGCTACGAATCCGTTTCGGGCAAACGGCCGTTCACCGGCGACGGTGCGCTGACGGTGGCCATGAAGCACATCAAGGAGACCCCGCCGCCGCTGCCCGCCGCCCTGCCGCCCACCGTGCGCGACCTCATCGAGATCACGCTGGTGAAGACCCCGGGTATGCGGTGCCGGTCCGGCGGGCCGTTCGCCGACGCGGTCGCCGCGGTGCGGTCCGGTCGCCGCCCGCCGCGGCCGAACCAGGCACCGTCGATCGGCAGGGCAGCGCCCACCGCGGTACCGTCTGCCGCGCAGGCACGGGCGGCCGCGGACATGACCGGTCGGGCGCCGGCAACCACGGCCAGGCCGCGCCCCGTCACCGGCAGCCACCGCAGCGCTCCGCCGCCGCGGCGCACGTTCTCGTCAGGCCAGCGCGCGCTGCTGTGGGCCGCGGGCGTGCTCGGCGCCCTGGCCATCGTGATCGCAATCCTGATCGTGCTGAACGCCCAAGACAAGAAGGACCGGCAGTCACCGCCGCCAACCGTGACGAATACGATTACGCAGACAACCCCCTTCCAGTCGCCGACGGCGATGCCCGGTTGGACCGATGAGGGCTCCATCGGTCATGGTGAAGGGGATACCGACTTCGTTGCGTCGCCGGCAAAGGTGCCGGTGGCGCCGTGGGTACCAGAACAGACATGGAAATGA
- the pbpA gene encoding D,D-transpeptidase PbpA, translated as MNTSLRRIAVTIMALIVLLLANATLTQVFTADGLRSDPRNQRVLLDEYSRQRGQISAGGQLLAYSVSTNGRFRFLRVYPNPLAYAPVTGFYSLSYSSAGLERAEDTILNGSDQRLFGRRLADFFTGRDPRGGNVATTINPQVQQAAWDAMEDGCNGPCKGAVVALEPSTGKVLAMVSSPSYDPNLLATHDIQEQSTAWQRLRDNPDSPLLNRAIAQTYPPGSTFKVITTAAALQAGATENTQLTSAPRIPLPDSTATLENYGGAACGAGPTASLRDAFAKSCNTAFVQLGINTGVDKLRSTAMAFGLDSPAPAIPLQVSESTVGPIADAAALGMSSIGQKDVALTPLQNALVAATIANKGVTMQPYLVDSLKGPDLANISTTAPREERRAVSEQVANTLTDLMVAAEQVTQQKGAIAGVQIASKTGTAEHGTDPRNTPPHAWYIAFAPASAPKVAVAVVVENGGDRLSATGGAVAAPIGRATIAAALREGS; from the coding sequence ATGAACACCTCACTGCGCCGGATAGCCGTCACGATCATGGCCCTGATCGTGCTGCTGTTGGCCAATGCCACACTGACGCAAGTCTTTACCGCCGACGGGTTGCGTTCGGATCCGCGCAATCAGCGGGTGCTGCTCGACGAGTACTCGCGGCAGCGGGGCCAGATCTCGGCGGGCGGCCAACTGCTGGCGTATTCGGTGTCGACCAACGGCCGGTTCCGGTTCCTGCGGGTCTACCCCAACCCGCTGGCGTACGCCCCGGTCACCGGGTTCTACTCGTTGAGCTATTCCAGCGCCGGCCTCGAACGCGCCGAGGACACCATCCTCAACGGCTCCGACCAGCGGTTGTTCGGACGGCGGTTGGCTGACTTCTTCACCGGCCGCGACCCGCGCGGCGGCAATGTCGCGACCACCATCAATCCGCAGGTGCAGCAGGCCGCGTGGGATGCGATGGAGGACGGCTGCAACGGCCCGTGCAAGGGCGCGGTGGTGGCGCTGGAGCCGTCGACCGGCAAGGTGCTGGCGATGGTGTCGTCGCCGTCGTATGACCCCAATCTGCTTGCCACCCACGACATTCAGGAGCAGTCGACGGCGTGGCAGCGGCTGCGCGACAACCCCGACTCGCCGCTGCTGAACCGGGCCATCGCCCAGACCTATCCCCCGGGTTCGACGTTCAAGGTGATCACCACCGCGGCCGCGCTGCAGGCCGGTGCCACGGAGAACACCCAGTTGACGTCGGCGCCGCGAATTCCGTTGCCGGACAGCACCGCAACGTTGGAGAACTACGGCGGTGCGGCGTGCGGCGCAGGCCCGACCGCGTCGCTGCGCGATGCGTTCGCCAAGTCCTGTAACACCGCCTTCGTCCAACTCGGCATCAACACCGGGGTGGACAAGCTCCGGTCGACGGCGATGGCGTTCGGGCTCGACAGCCCCGCCCCGGCCATTCCGCTCCAGGTTTCCGAGTCCACCGTCGGCCCGATCGCCGACGCCGCCGCCTTGGGCATGTCGAGTATCGGGCAAAAGGATGTCGCACTGACGCCGCTGCAGAACGCGCTGGTCGCCGCCACCATCGCGAACAAAGGGGTGACCATGCAGCCCTATCTTGTCGATAGTCTGAAGGGACCCGACCTCGCCAACATCAGCACGACGGCTCCGCGCGAGGAGCGTCGGGCGGTGTCCGAGCAGGTGGCGAATACACTTACGGATTTGATGGTCGCCGCCGAGCAGGTGACGCAGCAGAAGGGAGCCATCGCCGGCGTGCAGATCGCATCGAAGACCGGCACGGCGGAGCACGGCACCGATCCGCGCAATACGCCGCCACATGCCTGGTACATCGCTTTCGCGCCGGCATCGGCCCCCAAGGTTGCCGTTGCTGTCGTGGTCGAAAACGGTGGTGACCGGCTGTCTGCGACCGGCGGTGCGGTAGCCGCTCCCATTGGACGCGCCACCATCGCGGCGGCGCTTCGGGAGGGTTCATGA
- a CDS encoding DUF3662 and FHA domain-containing protein produces MGLVDRIERKLESTVGDAFARVFGGSIVPQEVEAMLRREADANAREVLGGRILAPNDYVITLSVPDYQKVSADPDLTSSTFAKHLEGYIHEQGWQTYGDVVVRFEASPNLHTGQFRARGAVNPDTTRGDTAPPPDRASYAEPGVPAMSDNPSYRGQGQGRPADEYYDERYPRPDDRGQYPPQEGGYPQQGDQGYPPRPAYPDQGGYPEQGGYPDQGGYPDQGGYPPPSYEQRPPAGYGPPQQGGYPAQGDRQAPGGQPGYGPPQGGQPGYGPPAGDYDYGRQADGGYGRQEPRPAYPDQGGYPEQGGYPDQGGYGGQAYGRQDAGYGGQQDYGRYGEPPAGAGYAEPGYAEPAGGGGYDYGQQGQPAGYGGYGQGDYGTTGATSVTLQLDDGSGRTYQLREGANVIGRGQDAQFRLPDTGVSRRHLEIRWDGQVALLSDLNSTNGTTVNNAPVQEWQLADGDVIRLGHSEIIVRVH; encoded by the coding sequence ATGGGTCTGGTCGACCGCATCGAACGCAAACTCGAATCGACTGTCGGCGACGCATTCGCCCGAGTGTTCGGCGGATCGATTGTGCCGCAGGAAGTCGAAGCCATGCTGCGGCGTGAGGCCGACGCCAACGCGCGCGAAGTGCTCGGTGGCCGTATTTTGGCGCCAAACGACTACGTCATTACCCTCAGTGTGCCTGACTATCAGAAAGTGAGCGCCGACCCCGACCTCACGTCATCAACGTTCGCCAAGCACTTGGAGGGATACATCCATGAGCAGGGATGGCAAACGTATGGTGATGTGGTCGTCAGATTCGAGGCATCACCGAACCTGCACACCGGACAGTTTCGCGCGCGTGGAGCGGTCAACCCCGATACGACCAGAGGCGACACCGCCCCACCACCAGACCGTGCGTCCTACGCAGAACCAGGAGTACCAGCGATGAGCGACAATCCCAGTTACCGCGGCCAGGGACAGGGGCGGCCTGCCGACGAGTACTACGACGAGCGCTACCCCCGTCCGGACGATCGCGGCCAGTATCCGCCTCAAGAGGGCGGCTACCCGCAGCAGGGCGACCAGGGTTATCCGCCGCGGCCCGCCTATCCCGACCAGGGCGGCTACCCGGAGCAGGGCGGCTACCCCGATCAGGGCGGCTACCCGGACCAGGGCGGTTACCCGCCGCCGTCCTACGAGCAGCGCCCGCCCGCCGGATACGGCCCGCCTCAGCAGGGCGGCTACCCGGCCCAGGGCGACCGCCAGGCGCCGGGGGGCCAGCCCGGTTATGGCCCGCCGCAGGGCGGCCAGCCCGGCTACGGCCCGCCCGCCGGTGACTACGACTACGGCCGTCAGGCCGACGGCGGCTACGGCCGCCAGGAGCCGCGCCCGGCGTATCCCGACCAGGGCGGCTATCCGGAGCAGGGCGGCTACCCCGATCAAGGCGGATACGGCGGACAGGCCTACGGCCGGCAGGACGCCGGGTACGGCGGCCAGCAGGATTACGGCCGTTACGGCGAGCCGCCCGCCGGCGCCGGATACGCCGAACCGGGTTACGCCGAGCCCGCAGGCGGTGGCGGGTATGACTACGGCCAGCAGGGCCAGCCGGCCGGATACGGCGGCTACGGCCAGGGCGACTACGGGACGACGGGTGCGACGTCGGTCACGCTGCAACTCGATGACGGCAGCGGCCGCACGTACCAGTTGCGCGAGGGTGCCAACGTGATCGGCCGTGGCCAAGACGCCCAATTCCGGCTACCCGACACCGGGGTCTCGCGTCGCCATCTGGAGATCCGATGGGACGGCCAGGTGGCGCTGCTGTCAGACCTGAACTCGACCAACGGCACCACGGTGAACAACGCCCCGGTGCAGGAGTGGCAGCTGGCTGACGGCGACGTGATCCGGTTGGGCCACTCCGAGATCATCGTCCGCGTTCACTGA
- a CDS encoding FHA domain-containing protein yields the protein MQGLVLQLTRVGFLLLLWLFIWSVLRILRTDIYAPTGAVMVRRGLALRGSLLPNRGRRNVVRQLVVTEGALTGTRIPLGTQPILIGRADDSTLVLTDDYASTRHARLSPRGSEWYVEDLGSTNGTYLDRAKVTTAVRVPMGTPVRIGKTVIELRP from the coding sequence ATGCAGGGGTTAGTACTGCAGCTGACGCGCGTCGGATTCCTGTTGTTGCTGTGGTTGTTCATCTGGTCGGTGCTGCGCATCCTGCGGACCGATATCTATGCGCCGACCGGAGCGGTCATGGTGCGGCGGGGTCTGGCGTTGCGCGGCTCGTTGCTGCCCAACCGGGGCCGTCGCAACGTGGTGCGGCAGCTCGTGGTGACCGAGGGCGCGCTGACCGGCACTCGGATCCCGCTGGGCACACAGCCCATCCTGATCGGCCGCGCCGACGACTCCACGCTGGTGCTCACCGACGACTACGCCTCGACCCGGCACGCCAGGCTGTCGCCACGAGGCTCGGAATGGTATGTCGAGGACCTAGGATCGACCAACGGCACATACCTTGACAGGGCGAAGGTGACTACGGCGGTACGGGTTCCGATGGGCACGCCGGTTCGAATCGGCAAGACGGTAATCGAGCTGCGCCCGTGA